From the Anaerolineales bacterium genome, the window GTTGTGCATTTAAAGTTCATAATCATTTTGGATTCGGGTTCCTCGAAAAAGTGTATGAAAACGCCCTGGTAATCGAGTTAAGGTCCTTTGATGAGATTTCGATTAAGCAACAATTTCCGATTCCAGTCTTCTATGGGAAGGAAAAAGTTGGGGAATATTTTGCGGATATCCTGGTCGATGATATCCTGATCGTTGAATTGAAATCCGTGGCGGTGATGGGCATAGAATTCGAGGCGCAACTTGTCCACTATCTGGCGGCAACGGGGATTGATCATGGCCTATTGATAAATTTCGGCCCCTCGGTTGTGATTAAGCATAAATATCGTGAATATAGAAAAATCGTATCTGCTCAGCCTCAGTAATACTGAAATGAAATCCTGCTCTTTTCCATCCTCACCCCTATCCCCTGGCCCCTTCCCCC encodes:
- a CDS encoding GxxExxY protein, encoding MIGCAFKVHNHFGFGFLEKVYENALVIELRSFDEISIKQQFPIPVFYGKEKVGEYFADILVDDILIVELKSVAVMGIEFEAQLVHYLAATGIDHGLLINFGPSVVIKHKYREYRKIVSAQPQ